Within the Mugil cephalus isolate CIBA_MC_2020 chromosome 1, CIBA_Mcephalus_1.1, whole genome shotgun sequence genome, the region CTAGAAACGAAAAGCTGCTTTTAAGctgttttaagtttttatgcTCATTTTTACTTCTACTAATAAATACAAGGAATTGTATCTGAATGTGCAGTTTATCTAAATGTTGATTCTTAAgttaagagaaaaacaaatttttatcaaataaataattaatttcttgACCAGAGCTTTACTCCACAATATGGCAATAATCCCAGTTTTAGCACTTTCTGGCACCTATAaaccactaaaacaaacaacccagtataaaaactgtaaaaatcacaattaaaaattGCTGCAAATTTATGTTGTACCTTATAAACACACTGATTAACAGATATTCATGATTTAAGTGGTGAGACTAGCTGCAATTTGCTAAAAAAACCTGTACTGTAGCACCTCTAGATGACCAAAATCTTAACAAAACCATGCATTTTACAGCCTCTAATTTGCATATTAACAGTAATGCTACCAGATTGTTCAAAACTAAATCAgttttcaaactgaaataaataatggaaaaggCCATTGCTGTTAGTTTAGCCATATTTGACGATGTTTTTCAGTCCCTTTAACTGCGGCtaaatttcattcttttttttttgttttcagatgatTTTCGATCCCAACAtgaccaagaagaagaagaagaagaagaagcccttCATGCtggatgaggaaggaggagaaggagtgggaggagaagAGGCTAAAGAGGTGGAGGCCAAGGAGGCAGAGCCGGAGGCCGGAGACGACAGAGAGATGGATctagatgaagatgaaggaaggaagaaaggttTGGAAATGGTCTCAATGAAaactcacattttatttgtcaatGCAAGTGCTTAATGTTGGACTTCATGATGTTTTGTAGAACCGTCCGACGATTTGAACGACCTGAACTTCTttaatcagaagaaaaagaagaagaaacccaaGAAAGTATTTGACAATGACATCGAGGAGGGATTAAAGGTCAgtcactactactactaaactgcaacaacctttttttttctttcctgcttctTGTACCACCTCAACTTTGGCTTTCCAATGATTTTTGACTCAAAATAATCTCCTCGCTGTgtttcacttttccaaatcagGAGCTGAAAATTGAAGGAGAGCAAACCGAGACACTGGAGGAAGACAACCTGGAtatgatgaaaaagaagaagcccaAGAAAGTTAACTTTGATGAGGGAGAGGCACTGGAGAAAGATGATGGTAAGGTTGAATCCTCTCTCCCTAATAGTTGAGAACTAAAGGGAGACATGTGTTTTATAATATGTTTCCGTGTGATTCCAGCTCTGGAGGACGACGAAGGGAAGAACAACGACGGCATCTCATTCAGCTCCTCCACAGGACCAGCCTGGGCTGGGTCAGAAAGGGACTACACCTATGATGAGGTGAGAACTGGACTTCCCatcattataatatattttgtgttcTTGACTTTGGTGTGTAAATTAATTAACCTGTTATAACGGCAGTAAATGTAAACTACAGTGGTAAAATCACTGCTTTTCTTAAGGGAGTCTGGTGATGAAGctctttctgtgtctgaaaTGTCTATTTGACTGATAATAATCTAAATATAATGTACAACCTCATACAACCTGGCTTCAAAGAAACCCAAAcgatggaaaaacaaacatttaaacaaatgctgcgGAAGATTTAACTACAGTAAATGATCAACTAATATTTCATGATTGCGGTGGCCTGACATCTGAATAAGGAACACTCATAGGATATGACTGACTTCCTgattgtgtgttcatttgtgggggaaaaaagaggaaggtgttcagttctttccttctttatttcttgtgaacaaatctgtctttttgttaagttctgtAATTCTCAAATCTGGACACACAGACATCATACACTGACTCACGAGTTCATTAAGTTCACTTATGACAatgtaacagccctgcactaactCTCAGCTTCATGGAGGTTACgctatttaaaataactgttgaTCCAACTGTATTTCAGTgtagaggctgtggtttgttgtactgttgttttgttttgtacttaagtttctattatttttgacattttagtctGTGGACTGGATAACAGAAAGGCTTGAATTTAACACGAACTACATCCTTTAAATTGATCGTCTAGTTGAATCACCAACATTAGAACAGTCACAAAGGAGCGTTTAGattgtatgtactgtatttaaaacCTTGTCATATTCATAAATATGTGTTAACTATTACTAATGTTAACTACTGTCTCTACTCTCTCAGCTCCTGAACCGAGTCTTCAACATCATGAGGGAGAAGAACCCAGACATGGTGGCcggagagaagaggaagtttGTGATGAAGCCTCCTCAGGTGGTCCGAGTGGGAACTAAGAAAACCTCTTTCGTCAACTTCACAGACATCTGCAAACTGTGAGCCTCGAACACACACCCGCTGGCCTTTCACGCTTTGTGTTTGCACACTTCTCCAGTTCAGTTTGATGCCAAGTATGAACAAAACGTTTCACCATCGTGTTCTGTCTACTCCATCACAGGTTGCATCGTCAGCCTAAACATCTCCTCGCTTTTCTTTTGGCTGAGCTGGGTACCAGGTACGTATGAGTGTTACTGTCGCTGTGTGAATGAACTCGAATTTCTTTGGTTAGAATAAGTTTtaatttctgtctctctttgtcttttaacaGCGGCTCCATAGATGGAAATAACCAGCTTGTGATCAAAGGCAGATTTCAACAGAAACAGATAGAAAATGTGTTGAGAAGATATATCAGTAAGTGGGAATTAAGccaaatttatttattagggCTGCTTCAGATATTTAATTAGCTATCAGCTATTTTCTGAATAGTTAAATCATCCTTTGGTTAAGCACTAAAttaaaatcagaatcagctgtATTGGCCAAAGTGTGAGTGCACATACAAGTaatttgactctggtcactttgctcaatggtacaagacAAAGCACTTATATAAGCATTGAAGTAAACAACTTAatttagacagaaaaaaaggaatttagAGGAAACAATAAAGGGCAGAAGCAGATATATACAATGAGGTTGAACAGTATGTATATACAATTAATGAAGAGCTGTCGTGTGAGAGTTGATCAGAGACAGACTCCTCTCATTCTGTGGtaatgaggcatttttattctggTTATTCATGGTTTCATGGCGTCCAGGTAAAACACGCTAAATGCTCGTCCGCTAACACCGTCCCTCTCCCCCCTGCAGAGGAATACGTGACGTGTCACACCTGCCGCTCCCCAGAGACCATCCTGCAGAAGGACACTCGTCTCTATTTCCTGCAGTGTGAGACGTGCCACTCCCGCTGCTCCGTCGCCAGCATCAAGACCGGCTTCCAGGCTGTGACGGGCAAGAGAGCGCAGCTCCGCGCCAAAGCCAACTAAAGGCCATGAAATCTGGGCTCCGCCCCTTCTCTCGGCCTTCTACTTTCCCCTCAGAAAGGCCAGAGCCGGGGTCGGACGCCCACTTGATTTGCCCAAAGGACTCTCTGAATCGAACTGCGGGAGGGTTTGGCTGTTGGTCGGTCACGTCGTGGTCTGACCAGGCAGGGAGTGAGAGAGTATCTAAAGCTGACAGATGGGGGTTCAGGCACTGTAAGCAGATGATGTACACCACATACGCTGTTGGAtgcatttgatttgttgttggGCTGATGAACCCTCCAACtactagttgttgttttttttttttctatttgctgTGATTCTTGATCCTCCCAAGAAAGCCCTGATTTAACACAGCTTGAATCCTTCTTTATTCCTCTCATACTTTTACATTGGAACAATTTCTTCAGGTAAAGAATACATTTCTCCACACAGCCACTGGCCAAATTGTAATTAAGTTACAGTAACAGAGCTTAGTTGCTTTGACTTTTGTAGCCACCGTTGCTTTAATTCCAGGTTGTGGTCTTGTTTCTGGTCTAGTCCTAAATCTGTGGGAAAACGGTCCTGAAGCTGGAGTACAAACCGTGAAATTTGTCCCTAATCACCAGACTCCTATCTCAGACCTGCTTTTGATCGCTTTATAACAAGAGACGACACAAAGTCACATTACTTGGGCACCGTTAAGACTTTAACATGGAGGCTGTGTGTGAGaccaaaataaaagatgatACAGTGTGTTTATAAGTGCTTTTGTTGCATTGATGAGCAATTGtgtacttttattatttcaggttagacacaacacattttatcaaacaTTTGGGGTTTGATTTGAGCAATTTGAAAATAattacagctaaaaaaaaaaaaatatattatttttgatttttgagaTCATGCCGGTCCGCTACAAAACAAACTTCTGAGCAGGCGCCTCAGATCGGTCTCCTCCGGGTAATTACCTCAAAATCTGAATAAACCGTAATCAATCCAGGACATGATTTTCAGTCCAGTGTCACTGGACACGCAAAGTGATAttgtttctgttcttgtttctgAGGAATGTGGATAAGAAGGTACCGGCtggagtcattttaaaaacctggtttttacaaaaataaaatattctactctctctctccactcctTTCTCTGTGCTTGCCTCCATTTCACCGCATATGTCTcttgtttaataataaatacaataaaacaaatgaattgataaattaaaatttagCCACAAAGTGACAGCTTGAGACCAGTGATTGCTCATAAATTGTCAAGTTAATTCCTTACCTCAGTAACTACTGCTACTTGTGAAGGCCCAAAATTATTATTGAAAACAATAAATCCATGTCCCTGAGAGTTTTACAAATTGCTGCAGCCACATAATTTCAAACAGTTCATCAATGTTTTCACTTACTGCTCaaaaaattaagtttttattgtcattatccagtgaaaaccaaacaacaaataGAGAAATATAGAATACTATAGAACATATGTATGGACTGGAGATATACAGCTACTTAAGACTGacttaattgttttgtttgtggttcCAACGTGATCTGTGATTCATTTGGGAGTTCGTGGCTGCTATAATTGCAAattaccactagatgtcactggtaGTGTGCGTCTTTAAGGCTTGAAGAATcgaatatttttttcagtacaaacagagagaagccCCAAAAGCTTCACAGTGATTCATTTGTCCATCTTTGAGAAGCATTATGCTTCTTTATTGTTAACACTGGGGGGGGAaggcttttaatttgaagtttGATACCGGAAATGCTTCACTCCGATTGGCTGGCTGGACTGTCTCGTGAATctttgtggaaatacttcactccCATTGGCTGATTGGACTTCCTCCTTGTGTACATGCTTCACTGCCATTGGCTGGCTGGACTTCCTCTTCTTGTGGAAATGCTTGACGCCTATTGGCTGGCTGCACCTGCCCGTGGACCCTCCGTTTCCGCTGAAAgcgaacagcagcagcagcagcttgtgaaCGAGCTGTCGCGAGGAATAGTCTAGAACAACGGTAGTTGGATAAAattgaattagaaaaaaaataaataaccatgcCCCGAGTTTATATTGGGCGACTGAGCTATCATGTCCGCGAAAAAGACATTCAGCGATTTTTTAGCGGATATGGAAAACTAATGGAAATCGATTTGAAAAACGGGTACGTTTTATTTGGAGAAACGCAAACGTGTTTCACAGCTAAGTGGCTAGTTCGCTTTAGCGTTAACTGTTTGCGTGCACGGCGGTTGGCGCCGAATGTTTCAGCTTCCCTGTCAAATCTATTGTTATTTCTAGAGCCGGTGTAGcgtttaaaacaacaaagtatGAGTGCTTGTGTGTGAATTTTACGGCATTTGGGCCAATTTTATAGTGCTTCCCCCAACTTTGTTCTTGTCCGTGTGGCAAATGTCGCATGGCAAACATGGCGCCTATAGCGGGAGCTAGCGTGGGccaggctaacgttagctaagcTACCGAGTTCGTTGCGGTTTAACATCATTTTTCTTGAAGTAATATTAACGCGAAGTGATGTAGTTTTCCGTGCATGACTTGGATTTAAATTGtggtggtgtgttttttttttttttttttttttgcaggtatGGATTCGTAGAATTTGAAGATAACCGGGATGCCGACGATGCCGTGTACGAGCTGAACGGGAAGGAGCTGTGCGGAGAGCGGGTGATCGTCGAGCATGCCAGGGGCCCACGCCGAGACCGAGATGGCTACGGTGGGGGTTATTGGGGTGGTGGGCGCAGTAAGTGCAGTCTATTATAAGATACCCTCTCTTCCCTATTTCCCTTGGGGTGAGGTGTCGATGTGGACTGCACAGAGAGCCGTTTGTGTTATCAGACTTATCAAAGTTTTGCGCACATGTTTaagatgtttcagtttcagtttgcttgtgattttttttaaagtagagCGCCAGTGTTTATAGCCAGCAGGCTGGAATACCAATATCTTTGAGTCACGTCAGCTACTCGTCTGTTATGACCCAGATTGCATGCTaccattttcttacttttttttttgtaacatacAGTAGCTTCACCAAatggacaaacacacatgcaaccCGGACTCATCTGCATTCTTTTCATTCGGGGGaatcactttttttccttttttgtgtttctgttttctcatcCCTCTAAACATTAGCTCTGTTTTGACCTCGAGGGTTGATGACCTGCAGGGTTTTGCTCCTCCTTAGAGATCATGGGCCACACATGGTTGATCTGTGGTTCATTGTCTGCAAGGAGCAGTAGTCTGCAAGTCAGAGCCTTCAAAGGCAGAGCGTAGGCACTAAAGTGGGATTAAATAACAtggttattatattttttttactttacctTGTTTAGCCCAATGAGGAAGTTCAGAATTTTCAAAAATTCTTGATTGCTTTGCAGAAGAAAAGCTTAAACAATCAATCACTACAGAACTAGCTAGTGTAGTTTTAGCTGAATCATTAGGAGTAGACTAATATTTTCTtgtgaaatgtgtatttttaactttggtatatatttttttatattcaacatTAACAAAAGTCCTTGATGTTTCAATTTGAAAGAGTCCAGTTGCGGGCTGAGGCTGAGAGTCCATTGAGGCTAAAGATGACTGGCTAAGATGACTGCCTGTCCCGTTTGGCCTTGGCTTTCACcttacaatgtgtgtgtgacctttgCCCCCCTTGATCCTTGGCTGACCTAACCGGAAGCCATGATGACAGCAGCCTTTTGCCAATAGACCAGGGGCGATGGTGAGGATTGCCATTGGTTTTTATGTTGACAGCAAACATAAGCGGATCGGCTCTAGTAAAGAACTTGCATCTAAAGAAATCTTGTAAGTGCAAAACTGGAAAAGGAAATTTGAGACTGACATCCGGTAAAATAACAAGTACCAATTGCCAAAAGATTGGTGTATTCTTTACATGGCTCTTAATCAATTTGATCAGCAGTGTCCTTGACCACAGCCTATGTGGATGCttcctttctgtttgtgttacagGGTTCAGAGGTCTTGAAAGAACATCACTGTCCATTTGTTTATGCAGCTTAAACATCACAGTGTGATGTACTGAAGTAAGACAGGCTTTGTATTGCTGGAAACAGATGCAGTGGTGTTCTTTGCAGCAGGAAACAACATCAAAATGCTGAACAATACACATTTTAAGAGCCCATGCAGTGGCCAGTAGATCACTTATTTGAAGCTTTGTGTTTGGGATCAGAGGGACTCCTTGGGTTGTTGAAGTCAAATTTATATCCCTGTGGCCTTTGATCTGCCATTgccctgtgtttgtttgataGCCCAGACCAGTAGTTCTTTGTGTCTTGATCTGTTAAATTGTTTGTAACTTTTTATGTGCTGTTGTGTTTAAAGGTAGTGGTTACAGCAGCCGGAGCCGCTCTGGCAGGGACAAGTATGGACCTCCAGTCCGTACAGAGTACCGCCTCATTGTGGAGAACTTGTCCAGCCGCTGTAGTTGGCAGGACCTCAAGGTACATTTCTAAACACTCAACAGCTAACACCATCAGTTACCAATGCCATAATATTCAGATGGAATTAAAGTCagtctcattttgttttctctgtgtcctGCAGGACTTCATGCGTCAGGCAGGTGAGGTAACATACGCAGACGCCCACAAGGAACGCACTAATGAGGGAGTGATTGAGTTCCGGTCCCACTCTGACATGAAGAGGGCCCTGGACAAACTGGACGGTACTGACATCAACGGTCGCAAGATCCGTCTGGTGGAGGACCGGCCACGCAGACGAAGATCCTACTCTGGCAGCCGCTCCAGGTGAGGACCCAGTTTCACTTCCAAATATGTTCTCTGAAGCTTCGTAGTTGGGATTCATACAATGTACAGGCTCTGTTTTTGATCAGTTTTATCCTGTCGTTTTTAGATCTCGTAGTCGTCGTCGCTCTCGCAGCAGGAGCCGCAGGAGTTCAAGGAGTCGCTCCAGATCCCACTCAAGGTGATGATGGACagattgatttaaaataaaaattctagTTAAgacaaacagcattttttttttttttacagttgtaCACAACATgaatagaaatcaaataaaaactaactTCTCTTCCTACAGGTCTCGTTCCCGCAGCAACAAGAGGCGTCACCATTCCCGCTCCAGGTCTGGCAGGAAATCTCGCTCCAAGTCAGGAGACGACAAATCGCGCTCCCGCACCCGCAGGTCCCGTTCCGGGTCCCACAAATCCAAATCTCGCTCACACTCTCGCAAATCTAGGTCTCGCTCGGCCGACCGCAAATCCAAGTCCCGTTCAAAGAGCCGCTCCAAGGTGAAGTCTGAGCGGGATTCCCGCAGCCGATCCAAGGAGATGTCCGTCGGGAAGAAGTCTCGCAGCCGATCGGCTTCGCCGGTAGAGAACGGAAAGGAAGAGCATGCCGTCAAATCTGCCTCCCGGTCCCCGCAAGAGGACGACCGGCGCTCCAAGTCGAGGGAGAAGCGCTCTGCCTCTCGCTCAAAGTCCCGCTCGAGGTCTCGCTCACGGTCTCGGTCGGCTTCTCAGGATTAGTGTAGGTGAAGTTTGgaagttgtttttcttattgctGAGCTCGAGCCTCATGCTGTACATAGTGAGCTATGTCGTAATAACCGGCTTATGCTTCCTGACTCGTCTACTTTTGTCCTCCGAGTGTGCACGTCTCCGCACGTTCTAAATGCAGTTTATCGGACAAGGCACAACGATGCCTGGGCGGTCGATTTCAGTTGCCGGTCTCTTAAATAGAATCAACAGAATTCATTTCAAAAACAGGTTAGTCTTAAAATCTTGAGTTAacctgagattttttttttttggtcagtgtTTATCTCAACAGTCTGTTTTCATTAAAAGCTCCTAACAGCTTGGGCGGACATTGCTTTGCTTGTCATTTTACTTAGTTTGCCGTAGCCCCCCTCATCCATAATGTCTGGAGGAGTCTTCATTTAATAGAGCTGTATTGGTGTGGTCTTGATTAAGCTTGCATGACTGTGGGAGGAAAGTGGCATTTGGCTACAGCTCTGGGAACTTTTGTCCTTGGGATCTGCATTCTCTCTATTAATTGCTTTCTGAAGGAATTGATGTTTAACGAGCTTATACTGCAGAAAAACgtatttacaagaaaatgagggtttgtaattcatttttttttttttttcttagcaacTCGCATTGTGGgtggattatttttttgatcCCCTTTTAAACTCTTGTACATAGATTGTAAtcaacactgaaaaacaaacaaaaaaaatgtcatgtttttgtagTTGTCT harbors:
- the eif2s2 gene encoding eukaryotic translation initiation factor 2 subunit 2; protein product: MSGDEMIFDPNMTKKKKKKKKPFMLDEEGGEGVGGEEAKEVEAKEAEPEAGDDREMDLDEDEGRKKEPSDDLNDLNFFNQKKKKKKPKKVFDNDIEEGLKELKIEGEQTETLEEDNLDMMKKKKPKKVNFDEGEALEKDDALEDDEGKNNDGISFSSSTGPAWAGSERDYTYDELLNRVFNIMREKNPDMVAGEKRKFVMKPPQVVRVGTKKTSFVNFTDICKLLHRQPKHLLAFLLAELGTSGSIDGNNQLVIKGRFQQKQIENVLRRYIKEYVTCHTCRSPETILQKDTRLYFLQCETCHSRCSVASIKTGFQAVTGKRAQLRAKAN
- the LOC125024193 gene encoding serine/arginine-rich splicing factor 6-like isoform X1 encodes the protein MPRVYIGRLSYHVREKDIQRFFSGYGKLMEIDLKNGYGFVEFEDNRDADDAVYELNGKELCGERVIVEHARGPRRDRDGYGGGYWGGGRSSGYSSRSRSGRDKYGPPVRTEYRLIVENLSSRCSWQDLKDFMRQAGEVTYADAHKERTNEGVIEFRSHSDMKRALDKLDGTDINGRKIRLVEDRPRRRRSYSGSRSRSRSRRRSRSRSRRSSRSRSRSHSRSRSRSNKRRHHSRSRSGRKSRSKSGDDKSRSRTRRSRSGSHKSKSRSHSRKSRSRSADRKSKSRSKSRSKVKSERDSRSRSKEMSVGKKSRSRSASPVENGKEEHAVKSASRSPQEDDRRSKSREKRSASRSKSRSRSRSRSRSASQD
- the LOC125024193 gene encoding serine/arginine-rich splicing factor 6-like isoform X2, coding for MPRVYIGRLSYHVREKDIQRFFSGYGKLMEIDLKNGYGFVEFEDNRDADDAVYELNGKELCGERVIVEHARGPRRDRDGYGSGYSSRSRSGRDKYGPPVRTEYRLIVENLSSRCSWQDLKDFMRQAGEVTYADAHKERTNEGVIEFRSHSDMKRALDKLDGTDINGRKIRLVEDRPRRRRSYSGSRSRSRSRRRSRSRSRRSSRSRSRSHSRSRSRSNKRRHHSRSRSGRKSRSKSGDDKSRSRTRRSRSGSHKSKSRSHSRKSRSRSADRKSKSRSKSRSKVKSERDSRSRSKEMSVGKKSRSRSASPVENGKEEHAVKSASRSPQEDDRRSKSREKRSASRSKSRSRSRSRSRSASQD
- the LOC125024193 gene encoding serine/arginine-rich splicing factor 6-like isoform X3 → MLTANISGSALVKNLHLKKSCSGYSSRSRSGRDKYGPPVRTEYRLIVENLSSRCSWQDLKDFMRQAGEVTYADAHKERTNEGVIEFRSHSDMKRALDKLDGTDINGRKIRLVEDRPRRRRSYSGSRSRSRSRRRSRSRSRRSSRSRSRSHSRSRSRSNKRRHHSRSRSGRKSRSKSGDDKSRSRTRRSRSGSHKSKSRSHSRKSRSRSADRKSKSRSKSRSKVKSERDSRSRSKEMSVGKKSRSRSASPVENGKEEHAVKSASRSPQEDDRRSKSREKRSASRSKSRSRSRSRSRSASQD